In the Methylosinus sp. LW4 genome, TGCGAGCCGATCGCATCTTCGCCACGGAGGCGGAGAAATGGCGCGCGGTCGCGGAGACGGTCGCGGAGCATCATCGGCGGGGCGCGCCCGTGCTGCTCGGCGCGAGATCGGTCGCCACATCGCGCAGAGCGAGCGAGGCGCTCGCCGCGGCGGGCTTGCCGCATGTCGTTCTCAACGCCGCGCAGGACGCGGCCGAGGCGGAGATCGTGGCCGGCGCGGGGCGACGCGGCCGCATCACCGTCGCGACGAACATGGCGGGCCGTGGGACCGACATAAAGCTCGACGACGATGTGAACGAATTGGGCGGATTGCACGTCATCATGTCGGAGCTTCACGATGCGCGCAGAATCGATCGCCAACTCGCCGGACGCTGCGCGCGACAAGGACAGCGCGGCTGCTTTCAAGCGATCTTGTCGCTCGAGGACGCTCTGACGGACACCAACGCTTTACACCTCGAACGGTACCTAATGTACGTAATGATTCGAGCCGGCCGGTCATGGCCTGCGCGTTTGGCTCTTCGTACAGCGCAACGTCGCGCGGAGCGGCTTCATGCTCATATGCGTCGCGAATTATTGGACAGAGACGAGACTCTCGATCATGCGCTCGCCTTCACAGGAAAATCGGAATAGCCGCGCGATTGCGGCAGTCGTCGTCGCGGCGGCTCTCACGGCATGCGGCGCGGCGCGCGCCGACGGCCGTCGGTTCGATTGCGTCATCGATCCGACGATGACCGTCAAGCTCGGCAGCCCGACGGCGGGGCTCGTTTCCGAGGTGCTCGTCGAACGCGGAGACGTCGTCGCCGCCGGCCAAGTGGTGGCCCGGCTCGAATCGAGCGTCGAGGCCGCGACGCTCGAATTGAACAAAGCCCGCGCCGCGAGCGCAGCGCGCGTCGAGGCTCAGGCCGCGCGGCTGACGCTCAGCCGGGCGCGCATGGGTCGCGCGCGAGAGCTGCTCGCGCGCAACAGCGTCACGCGCGACAAATTCGACGAGCAGAGAGCGGATATGCGCGTCGCGGAAGAAGATCTGGCGCGCGAGAAGGTGGAATTGCGGCTCGCCGAGCTCGAGGTGGAGCGCTCGCGCGCCGTGCTCGAGCAAAGGACCATTCGCAGCCCCATTGCGGGAGTGATCGCCGAGCGCAAGCTGTCGCCGGGAGAGTTCGTCCATCAGGACACTTTCATCATGAGCGTCGTGCATCTCGATCCGCTGCATGTCGAGGCGTTTCTCCCGGTCGCCATGTATCCGAAGATCGAGATCGGCGAGACCATCATGGTCGCGCCGGACGAGCCTATCGGCGGGAGCCACGCCGCGACGGTCTCGGTGATCGATCGCGTCTTCGATCCGGCGAGCGCGACATTCGGCGTGCGCCTTCTATTGCCGAACCCGGACAATCGCCTGCCGGGCGGCCAACGCTGCAAGCTCGAATTCGACGAAGCGGCGCGTGAGAGGGATGCGAAATGACCGCAGCGCGAGCGCATCGGATGGCGACGCCATGAAGAACGATCTCGCCGATCGTCGCCGCGCGCGGGTCCTTTGCGCCTTGGTGTCATGCGTCTTGACGCTCGCGGCGCAAGACAGTCGCGCGGAGACGTTGAAGAGCGCCTTGGCCGCGGCTTACGCCAATAATCCCGATCTCGAGGAGCAGCGCGCCGTCGTGCGGGTTCGCGACGAGGATGTGTCCAAGGCGGCGGCGGGACATCGGCCGAAGGCCAATGCGTCTTTCAGCGCCGGTCCGCAAAAGTCGAGCGTGCGTCAGCCGGGGGGCCGCGATCAGCTTCGCAATCGCCTCTACACAAATGATGAGAATTTCGGGCATCCGCGTAGCGGCTCGCTGAATCTGTCGCTGACCGTGTTCGATGGCTGGCGTTCCGATAATTCCACGCGTCAGGCGGAGTCCGGCGTGCTCGCCGCGCGCGCGACTCTGCTGGCCGCGGAGCAGGAAGTGCTGCTGCATGCGGCGACCGTCTATATGGACGTGCTGCGCGACACCGCCGCGCTCGGCCTGCGCAAGCACAATCGGGCTGTTCTGATGGAGCAGCTGCGCGTGGCGCGCGATCGGGCCGAAATGGGAATGGCGACGATCGCCGATGTCGCGCAGGCGGAGGCGGCGCTGGCGCAAGCCGAATCCGATCATGTGGCCGCGCGGGAATCGCTGCGCGCCAGCATCGTCGAATATAGGGAGGTGATTGGCCGCGCGCCCGACCGGCTCGAGCCGGCGAAAGGCTGCGAGCGCGATCTGCCGGCGACAGCCGAGCGCGCTGTCGAGCAGGCCGTCGCCTTGCATCCGCAGGTGATCTCGTCTCTTCATCAAGTGGATGTCGCGTCATTGGCGGTGAAGGTCGCCGAGGGCGCGCTCATGCCGTCGCTCTCCGTGGGCGGCCAAGTCTTCCAGCAATATGATTCTTATCTCGGCTATCCCGGCACGCGGCAGTTTTCCGCGCAGGTGACGGGAACGCTCAACGTGCCATTATATGATGGCGGCGCCGAATATTCCGCGGTGCGTCAAGCCAAGCAGCAGCTCGGTCAGGCGCAGGCGCATGTCTCGGCGCAGCGCAGCGTCGTTCGCGCCAAGCTCGCCGCGAGCTACAGCCGGCTGGCGACCGCCAATGCGGCGCTGCATTATGGCGGAACGGTGGTGCGCTCCTCGGAGCGGGCTCTCCGGCAAATTCGCAACGAGGCGGAATTCGGCCAGAGAACGTTTCTCGATGTGCTGAATGCGCAGCAGGCGCTGTTCGACGCGCGCGTGAAGATGGTCTCGGCGCAGCATGATCGCGTCGTCGCCGCCTGCGCCGTTCTCGCAGGCGTCGGCGGCTTGTCCGCCGAGAGCTTGGATCTCGATGTCGAGCGATATGATCCGGCGAAAAATCTGGAGCAGATACGCGAGCTCTGGATCGGGCTGGAAACCCCTTAGAGCGTTTCACATTTTGACGGAAGCGTATCCGGCGTTTGCAAGATAGTTGGCGTATTCGCCGGGCTCGATCGCTTCGACGAGGCTGCCGATGTGACGCCAGGTGTCGTCGATCATTCGCTTCTGGGCCTGCCACATCCAGTGCTCGATCTTGGCGAAGGCCTGCTCGATCGGGTTGAGATCGGGCGAAGTGACCGTGGGGAGTGAAACCGCGTAGGCGCACGCCTTTGGCCCCCCAGCCGCGCAGCGGCGCCATGTTTGTCTTGATCCAGGTCTCGTCGATGCAGACGAGGCGCTGCGGGTCGAGGCGTTGCTGCCATGATCGCCAGCGTCGACGCCTGCGAGCGATGTCGTCACGCGCCTGCTCGAGGGCGAACAGCGTTTTTTTGAACGAGAGGCCTTCCCGGCGCAGAAACATCACACGGCGTTGTGAGAGACCTTCACGCCATGCGCGGTGAGCTCGTCTTTCAATCCGTGCAATGTCAGATGCGGCGTCTGCATGATCCGTTCGAGAATGAAGGCTCGATGCGGCTCCAGGGTCGGCTTGCGACGCCCACCGATCTTGGCCGGAGCCACCGAACCCGTCGATCGAAGACGCTGCGACCATTTCACGACAGATGACGCCGCTACGCCGAAACGCTGCGCAACAGAACGGCAACTCTCGCCGGCCGCCGAAGCGGCGACGACGCGCTCGCGAAGATCATTGGAGAGAGGTCGAACCATAGATGCCGGCCTCCGCCCAGCCGGCATCTTGAACGTATGGCCCGCCCGTCTGCAAGGGTGGCTTTCATCTGGCTCTGATCAGTCTGCTTCAACGTATCCGGTCTCGGGCTGTTGACCCGGCCAAGATGGATATCCGCACGGCTCGATCCTCATAATCACACCGGCCTTTTTGGCCGTTCGATAGTCCAGGTTTTCAAGGCGCCGTTCGACTGTCACGCCATCTTCTGTCACCTTACGCAGACCTCTATGACCCGAGCGCCCTTGATGAGCGCGGGTCGGGCTATTCCTTTAGGCTGCCATTGCTTCGAACTGGGGGATCGTAGTTGCCCCCGTGCGCCAGCACCGCCCACGCGATCCGCGCCAGCTTGTTCGCCAAGGCCACGATGACGACGTTCTTGTGCGCTCGTTCCAAAAGGCCGCGCGCCCACCGACCCAGCGGTGTCTCGCGCTCGATGAGGTAAGGCAACGCCGCCGGGGCGCCATGGATCAGATTCTTACGCAAGTAGCGATTGCCGCGTTTGCTGATGCCGAGCAGGCGCGGTTTTCCACCGGTCGTCATTTGCCGTGGAACCAGGCCCAGCCATGC is a window encoding:
- a CDS encoding TolC family outer membrane protein — encoded protein: MKNDLADRRRARVLCALVSCVLTLAAQDSRAETLKSALAAAYANNPDLEEQRAVVRVRDEDVSKAAAGHRPKANASFSAGPQKSSVRQPGGRDQLRNRLYTNDENFGHPRSGSLNLSLTVFDGWRSDNSTRQAESGVLAARATLLAAEQEVLLHAATVYMDVLRDTAALGLRKHNRAVLMEQLRVARDRAEMGMATIADVAQAEAALAQAESDHVAARESLRASIVEYREVIGRAPDRLEPAKGCERDLPATAERAVEQAVALHPQVISSLHQVDVASLAVKVAEGALMPSLSVGGQVFQQYDSYLGYPGTRQFSAQVTGTLNVPLYDGGAEYSAVRQAKQQLGQAQAHVSAQRSVVRAKLAASYSRLATANAALHYGGTVVRSSERALRQIRNEAEFGQRTFLDVLNAQQALFDARVKMVSAQHDRVVAACAVLAGVGGLSAESLDLDVERYDPAKNLEQIRELWIGLETP
- a CDS encoding efflux RND transporter periplasmic adaptor subunit yields the protein MRSPSQENRNSRAIAAVVVAAALTACGAARADGRRFDCVIDPTMTVKLGSPTAGLVSEVLVERGDVVAAGQVVARLESSVEAATLELNKARAASAARVEAQAARLTLSRARMGRARELLARNSVTRDKFDEQRADMRVAEEDLAREKVELRLAELEVERSRAVLEQRTIRSPIAGVIAERKLSPGEFVHQDTFIMSVVHLDPLHVEAFLPVAMYPKIEIGETIMVAPDEPIGGSHAATVSVIDRVFDPASATFGVRLLLPNPDNRLPGGQRCKLEFDEAARERDAK